In the Diospyros lotus cultivar Yz01 chromosome 13, ASM1463336v1, whole genome shotgun sequence genome, TCCATTAGCACCAATCTTTCACTTAAAGATCCATTTATAGTTTATAGGAACAATTCCCTCAAAGGGATTTACCAATACCCAGACCTAGTTAGAGTACATAAACTCCATTTTCGATTTCGCAACTATTTTCCACTTTAAGACATCGATATCACATATCACCTCTTCATAGGTGGTAGGATCAATAAATTTGTCACTATCCATATATAAGAACAATTCTTGCATCTTCTCTATCGATAAATCATACCATCGGTTCGAAGGATGGAATACTCTACTAGACCTACGGGGAATCTATGGATCATTAATTTGACTTGGTTCTCCTCGCTCAGTAATCTGATTAGGTATTTGTGGAACAGAATACCCCTCTTCCGCTAAATCTATTTTCTTACCCATACCACCTTCTTGGATGAACTCTTATTCCAATAAGATAATATGTTTAACAACCACAACTCTCGGGCCAGtttaaaaatagacataatacCCAAAATTATCTTTAGGATACCCCACAAAACGATATTGCTCAAATCTTGGTTCCAACTTCTCTATTTTCAACATTTTGACATAAATCGGACAATCCCAAATCCTAACATGTTTAAGACCTGGTGGTCTCCCAACCCATATCTTATATGGCGTGGTCAAAACAAATTTAGTCGTTGCTcgatttaataaataaatcacaGTAAGAATGGCATAACCCCATAATGAAATAGACAAATTTGTGTAGCTAATCATGGAACGAACCATGTCTAACAAAGTTCGATTTCTACGTTTAGCCACACCATTTAATTGTAGTGTATAAAAAGGTGTCAACTATAAAACAATACCACAAGCCTTGAGATAATCTATAAACtcaatactcaagtattcacctCATCGATCCGATCGAATAATCTTGATATTCTTTtctgtttgattttctacttctgCCTTGAACTCTTTGAACTTTGATTTCAAACTTGTACTTCATTAAATACATGTAACCATACCGAGATAAATTATCAGTAAAGGTTACAAAGTAAACATAACCACCCTAAGCCATAACATTTATGGGCCCAAACACATATGAATGTACTAACCCTAACAATTTAGTTACCATTTCTCCTTGTCCAACAAAAGAAGACTTAGTTATCTTCCTGAGAATACAAGACTCACAAGTTGGCCAGGATTTAgaacctaaataaaaaataaaccctCGATGAGCTAACTTCATAAGCCAATTCTCGTTGATATGACATAGCCTAAGGTGCCACAATTGCATAGAATTAATGCGATTATCTCGAGAACGTTTCTCTTTTAATGTGATACTAATATTAGCAACAATTTATTGACTATGTTCACATTCATGTATTTCCAAATAATACAGATGTTATGGGTGAAGAAAATCTCGTATGACAGTATgagtaaaattataaattttacatgtATTAGATACAGGCAGCGGAATTAATCATACACAAACCATACGCAGCTTAAGTATTTAAGCAATACGCATATTCATcacatgaatataaataaacacaTACTTGTAGCCCGATGTAGGGATGGAGTACAAAACCAATTTCTATACTAAGACTGTATCCACCTCAAGCTATGGTGGTTCTAatttgtccacacctagtaCGTTGTTTAATGCCATTCTGTTCACATTTTTCCGTGCTAGACACAGAGGTTCCCCATATCACCCATATCCGCTGCAATCCGATGTAGGGATGGAGTACATAATCGATTTCTATACTGAGATCATATCCACCTCAAGTTGTGGTACTAGTccgtccacacctagtatgttCTCCGGTGCCATTCCAGTCACCTATTCCCGTGTTAGACACAAAGGTTCCCCATATCACCCATATTCGTGTCTCAATTTTTCCTGTGTGGCTCCCAcgtgaatttattttttacaacaaccaaaaataacaaaggaagaagaagacgaagaaaaagaagacaccCTGAGCAAGTAGTAAATTCAGCTTCTTCAATTTATTTTGCTCTAAAAATTAGCCACCGCTTCCCCATACTAGCTTCAAATTCAGCTGCCACGTGGCATCCAATTGAGGTAGCAAGTGGATACCGAATGTTGACTTTCCTACCTTAGGAAGTTGACTTTTGCTGGCTTCGAGAGTCGATTCTCCAACAAGAAAGTCGACTCTCCAGGCCTGTAGGTCAACTTTTGATCCGCCAATCCCTAAAACGCTCCAGAGGCACGATATCGATATCAAACGCAATACTATGtatgactttctagattcattACCCGCTAGCAAATAAATAGCACCAAAACTATTTTCAGTAATGACCAACATGTTAACCCATTACCAAAATCTCTCCATATTTCGATAACGATAAGAGGGTTCTTGATTAACTTTTGTACTAAACCATCACCAGAATCAAAGTATTGCATCAATTGCAAATACCAATTTTTCTTGATTAAATTTTGTACTTCTCTAATGAGTAGGATCAATTCAcaattttcacttttttaatatttagtgggtcaaagaataattaatgtaatattttagacatatttataaaataaaaataaatccaaagtgTCCATTGATTACATATACAGTAGTTCTACCATCCCATAAAATTTGACACCATACATACTAGtgacaattttatttaaaagttatcaAACTAGGCACACCCTGTAATAAAAGGGTCACAAGGATGTTTCACTAAATTTTTGTGATAACATCAATAATTTTTCATCCTTTAAATCGACCTAAAGGATTTGTGATAGActgaataaaattgaatttcagACCTTAAAATTCACTAGAGTACAACTGAGACTACCCCTCCAATGACATTTACAGTTGGTTATCATGTTGTACTCAAAAGTAATCAAGGACATCCACTAGATTAACCAGATGCAAAACAACTTAAATAAGGAAAGGGAGTAAGAAATTGGATGGAAAGCAAGCAAAACCTAAATGGCATCAGATTAATTGATCTGAAAACCGTGTTCTATTATTGTTTACGCTCACACTAAAGGCCATACATATAACACAAGTGCACCCGCCACCGCCAAGCTCTTATTTATGCGTAAAATGTCCCACATTCAAAATTGCTGTTTAAAGAATGAATtgccatcaccatcaccatcaccatcaccatccATCTCATTAGTAGTTCTTACCTAAGTTTAAGTTGTATACAAAGTCTTAGTTGGAGGTGAAGGACGGAGTCGTATATCTATCAAGTTGGAAGAACAAGAGGGTGTAGCTGCAAACGCAAACAATAATGGGGTAGTAGGGCCTAAGGGTGGGTGGCTGATCATCACAAATCAATATTGAAAAGGTTGGTGAAAATGGGAATAAAGCAAACGAAATACGACCCAATAGATAGCACTGTCATGGTCATGGATTGGCAAGGGTTTGTCGTGATAAGTGTAAGCGATTAACATTCTGAATATTACAACTTTATTGGTTTTTCATGAGAAAGGGTAAAGAATTAGGAGTTAAAACGAAACTTGAGAATAGACCAACCCTGCCCCAGACGTTGGATTAGGCATTATCCTTCACATCTAATGTGCCATAAAAGTCTCAACAATAAACCTCTTCACTTTTTAAAACTTAGATCACCATGGTGGATAACGTTCTGGAATCAAGAGACTCAAAACTCTAAGACTCCTAACCCCACATTTTTATCCATCATTAAACGACCTCCTTGGCAATGAAATATTAAATACAACTTTTATGCACTAAAGACAGTCCATCACTCAATCCTTTTCAGGTTTCTAATAGTACTAACAATCATAAGCTTTAACTCCACCCATATGCCGCAGGCAAGACGTGATTTCAACAAGGTAAAATAGACATTAACTAGAAAAAAATGGTCTGatgaaactaaaagaaaaaagaaaaaaccaaaaaggTCCGGGCCTAGAAGCAGGGTCCAACAATGCAGTCCGTAAGATTATTCTGAAGTTGTTACACCAAAGGAAATCGAATGTTTAGTACACTTGCGGAAGATCTTGAAATGCCCCCCCaacaattcaaatatataatctGACTGCTTTCTAAAATGGTGCATCCAACAAAAAATAATCGAATTAAAATTCTGTTTTCTACGGGAAGTGGAGAACCTGATGTTGAAATAAATTTAGAAGGAAACTCCACCCTGAGGAATTCTTCTCTCGACTCTACCAACTCTCTGGGGAGGCCAGATAATGTGGGTAACTCTCCCCTGAACCAATCCCAATGGAATCTGCCAAAATGATATAGTCAGCAATTTATTAAGTCAGTGGTAATAAGAAGATATACCTAATGgtagataaattaaaatgtgatttatattgatctctctctctttctctttcttcccctCACACTGGgataatttctattattttaaaagCTCGACCTTGGATCAAATGCAATATGGAAATACATATGAAAATACAACTATAAATTTTCTGTAAAAAATTAAAGGTAACTATTAAACTAAATCATCCATACAGTAATTATACTACTGGCTTTTAGCAATTTCTGAGCAATGCTACTTTAGGCTCCCTAAAGAAGTAAGCACTCACCATATTTCAGAGATTAATATTAACTCGCGGAATTGAGTAAGTTGCTCTTCCTTGTTATTTCAATTAGCAAGAGCAAAACCTTTAATTAGTAATACCATTGGGCTTACAAGGGCTTCACATATTTAATCCTTCTCTCTTTTGCCCTTGTAATGAGTCCATTTAATGCATATTCagttattttttctataattttcaggagttggtaatttttttaaaacaatttcatttttctaataataCATGTTTATActattgtaatatatattttttattttttaaatattaaaaattcaaaatttctaaGGCTTACATCCCAGTGCCTTGGAGGCCACCTCACCAAAAGTAAAATGCCCCTCCTTGCACCTTCGCCTCTAAGACGTTCTCAAAGCACAGCCAAAGAAAAGACAATAGCTAAGTACCATACCAACCGAGGCtgcattttttatattcatttattagtGCTAGTAAAGAATCCACTCTAGATGGAATGCAACAACCCCAAGCCGTAACCACACCACGTGGGGCTATCCTAAGacggaataaaaaaaaatagccatAGATTCTAATTCGTCAATCATCTCCATGCATGGCCACATTCTACCTAAATACTATTCACACAAAATCAAAGACCTACAATTGATAATTAGGCAACTGCACAAGATATAAAGCCCTACTACTGCCAATGAAAAGATCCTCACTCTGtaaacacaaaaatacaaaGTTCAGAGTAACATACAGGGCCAAAAGATCTTGAATCCAAGCTAGAAGTGGAATTGTCTCCCTCAACCCAACAATGGCCTTCTGGAACCCTAAGAATATCATGGGAATAATGGCTTGTGATCCAGTCGCCTGGCAAGGCAGTTATTCTCTTTATATGTTTCTCCCTGTGGTCACTTGGCGAGCTGCAAAAGATTGCATGCTAGCACAATCAGTATTAAACATTAAACTATTGATATAAAAAGAGGAGGCACGGTATATTTACTGAAAGCATGTTTGAGAAATATGGAAGGGTGCTAAATATTCTTAATATCATGCTAAACATCATATATGCTCACAGTTC is a window encoding:
- the LOC127788643 gene encoding uncharacterized protein LOC127788643; the encoded protein is MGTHNFLWSFTKKYVTFGLIALTVSDRYVSIVPIRGVSMSPTLNPHGSSSIRLADDFVLVEKFCLEKYKFSHGDVVVFRSPSDHREKHIKRITALPGDWITSHYSHDILRVPEGHCWVEGDNSTSSLDSRSFGPIPLGLVQGRVTHIIWPPQRVGRVERRIPQGGVSF